From Kiritimatiellia bacterium:
TTTTGCATATGGCTATTCCCGGAAGCCGCCCAAACTGACAAAGCCTCGTTCTAATGTGATCGTGCGGCTCTGCAATATTGAGTGTTCGTTCTCTACGCCGTTGGAGGCGGGCATAACCGCAGAGAACCGGAAGTTTTGTGAAGATTTGCGGAACTGGGGAAAAATCGCTTCCCGGCTCTATGTCTGGACTTATGTTACTAATTTCAGGCATTATCTTCTTCCGCATCCCAACCTCAGGTCCCTGAAGCCGGATATTCAGTTTTTTATCAAAAACGGAGTCAGAGGCTTTTTCGCCGCGGGAAATAATAATTCGGCAGGCGGCGAGTTCCAGGAATTGAGAACATGGTTGATTGCAAAGCTCCTCTGGGATCCGGATGCGGATTTTGAGAAACTGTTGACTGATTTTTTGAACGGCTACTATGGCCCCGCCGCGCCTTTCGTGCGCGAATACATTGATTTGATACACGATTCGGCGGAAGAAACAAAAGCGGAAATGACCTGCTATACGAAGGCCGATGCGGCTTTTCTTACACCGGAAGTCCTCTCCCGCGCCAGCGCGATTTTTGACCGTGCGGAGGAATTTGTTCAGGGAGATGCCGTTTTCCTTCAGCGAGTCCAGACGGCCCGGCTCCCTGTTATCTTTACGATCCTTGAACAAGAGCTTCCCCTCTACCGCTTGGAGGGGAAAACGCTGATTCCACAAGCTTCCAGCCAGGAAGTCCTCCTGGATAAATTTGAAAGGATTATGAAGGCGGCAAAAGTTACACGCCTTCTTGAACAATACAGAGATCCCGCCCTTTGGGTCGCCGCAAAACGCAGCGACGGCGTCAAGGTTGCGGTAAAGCAGATAAAAAACAAGCAGTTGGAAGTCAACGTGCTGCCTGGGTTAGGCGGACGAATTTGGTGTTTGAAAGATTTGGCATCGGGCAGGGAAATATTCCGGACAGTGGTTGCTCCAGGCGGGTTCCAGATCAATGAGGGGGGCTATGAGGAATACAGCACCAAGGGATATCGTTCTTCTGGCTGGCACGAGTCTTATCAGGTTAAGGAATCTACGGCGCAACGGCTGACGCTCGCCGCCAAGCTGCCCAATGATTTCACGTTGAGCCGCAGTTTTGAACTTCTTCCGGACGGGCGTTGTCTGGAAATTACCTCTACCTTGACCAACATCGGCAAGCAAATACGTAAGGCATGCTTCCGAATTCATCCCGAATTTGCGTTTGATAATCCGCAGGAAGTCATTCTGGCATTCAAGCGGAAGGATGGTAATTGGGAGCGGAAAACAATGGCGGATTTGCCTAAAAATATAGGATCCCCGGAAATTGCGGAACTTGTGCTGACAGGCGAGGAACGGCCGTATGGAGAATGGGGCTTTGTGGATAAAAAGGCTGAAATTGGCGTGATCAACCGCTTCCGCGCGGCGGAGGTGGGCCGGTGTTACATCTACTGCTCGTCGGCGGATAAACTGTTTACATGGGAGCTGTGGTCTGTTGAAAAAGAATTGCGGCCGGGGGAAAGCATCGCAATTCACCAAAGTTATGAGATCATCAATGCGTTGCCGGAAACGGCGACGGCAAACGCAGAAGCAAAACCTTAAACCAAGGTATTGCCGAGAAATCCGTTCAATTTTTTGACGCCCCCTCTTGAATCGCCGGACGACATCCGGCCGCTTTCTCCTGTAATTCCGAAAGGCGGCGTCCGGCAAACGCGCGGTCCGTTGTTTTCAGGGAACGCTTTATTTGCTTGCCAGCGCGTTTCAGGATGGCATAGTATATTTTTGATTTTGCGGAACGATAAAGACAATGGCCGACTCTTTCCAAAGTCTGATTGGCGGCATTTTTTTTTGATTGTTTTCATGCAATTTGCCGCCGGGTGGCCGCCTCATGTTGCAAGTCTAAAATGAAAGAAATTTCGCGTTTAATTCGTTGAAAATGAGCTGTCTGTAATGCAATACCCCCGTAGCTCAGCTGGACAGAGCATCGGATTTCTAATCCGGTGGTCGCAGGTTCAAGTCCTGCCGGGGGTGCCACTCAATTCTATATCCGCCAGCATTGATTAAACTCTGTATTTACGGCATCAGAATGCTGGGATTATTTTCCGGAAGTAGAGAATAGCAGAGGACAACAGAGGACAAGAAAGGACATCATTCCGCCCTGATTCCGCCCTGGATTTTAACGGCGAAATATTTGCGAGCATCGGATTTTGAACACAATTCCCTGTAATGATTCCACAGGACGGCCGCGGCGCCGGAGTGTCCAAGTTACTGTGGTTAGGAGTTTCATTTAAGGCGGTGGCAGGCGGTCAAAGTAGTGACAGTTTAACTGTACACTTCCCGGCGGTGGCCAATGCGAATGACAATCACAACCAAGCGGTCGTCTTGAATTGTGTAGATAATGCGGTAGTCTCCGACACGGATTCGCCAGTAATCCCGATAGCCTTTCAGCTTTTTAACTCCATGCGGGCGGGGATCATCAACCAAGGCGTGTAATGCGGAAATAATGCGGGTATAAATATCACCATGCAGAGCATCGAGGAATTTCTGGGGGCTTCGATCAAGCCGGACAGTGTATCTCACGCCTTGCCTTCGCGCTGGCGTTCGTATTCTTCCAACGTAATCGCGCCGGACTGATCGCGTTCATACGCAGCCATTGCCTTATCTGCATGACGGATGTCTTCAAGGTCTTCAAGCGCGTCCAGCACGGCGGGCGACAACATAACGGCCACAGCCCGGCGGCCACGCTTGAGAACAACGGCTTCATGCTGGACAGTAACGCGGCGAAGCGTTCCGGCGAAGTCTTTTGCAGCTTGTGTAACGGATACTGTTGTCATGGCTTTACTATCCTACATTGACCGTAATTGGTCAAGTCAATATTCGCAACAATTCTTTTTTCACCTTGCCCCATGTCTTGGCGTTCAGCTTTTCGGCCAAGGCCCGGACTTTATCGGCTTCAATCATTCGCATTGTTGCCGCCGGCAGTGCAGTCCGGGTTTTAGGAATTGACTCTCCCATGACAGAAGGGATTTATCTTTGACAACTCGCAATTGCGATTCAACGATTGCATGCGCGGTTGCCAGATCGGCGGCCATGAACGGGCGCATGATTTTTTCTTTTTTGCTCTGCTTCCTCGCGGTCGGGGTATCCAAACTTTGCTTGACGACGCGGCCCTCGATAGTATACTGCAACCAAAAAACATTCCCGCGTTTATAAATGCAGCCGGTTCGATGTTTCATTTATGTATGTAACGAGCCGCCTTCGTTCGTCGTCGGCGCCATTGCGGGAATTTTGAACGGTGGTTTTACCGTCTTTGACGCATGAAATTTATCCGGGGAGGGCTTATGAAAAACAAATTATGTTTATTGCTTTTTGTTTTTGCCGCGGGTTGTCTGGCGGCCGCGAACGGCGCCGAGCCGCCGGAGGTGGCAAACGAGGCCGTGCTTTCAAAACAACTGGCCGAATCGTTGTCTCAAGCCATTGAACTGCAAGCAAAAATTGAGCAGGTCCGCGCCGCATTATCCGAAATCAACGATACGCTTGAACATGAGAAAAAAACAGCGGCAATCCTAAAGACGGAAAGAAAGCGCAGGGCGGAAGCATTAAAGCGCGCTGAAAAAGCGCGGGTTGCGGCCGGACAAGCCGAAAAAGAGCGTTTAGTGTTGGCCAGCCGTTTGGCGGAGCTTGAGCAGAACCTTTCCGGCTTTCGGCAAAATGCTCCGACGGGCAGGCTACAAAGCGAAATCACGAAAGAAAGACAGGCGTTGGCAGAGATTGAGGACAAAATCAAGAAATATGAAAAAGAGCAGCGCGCAGCCGGGAACGCCGTTGTTGAATTGAAAAAACAATTAAACACGCTCCGGAAAAATTCGCGCCTGACCTCGCAAAATGAAAACGAAAAAAAACGCCTGCAGTCCCGTCTTGAAAGCCTGCGCCGCCAGCGGGCCGGGGCGGACGCCCAAATGAATGCGATGGAAGGAAAACTTAAGGAAAGCGAACAGTCCGCCGCGGAATTGAGGAATATGATCGCCGTGGCCGAGAATCAGTCGGAAAAGGACAGGGAAACGGCTGAATCCATTGCCGCATTGGAGCAGGAGCTTGCGAAAGAAACCGCGCGGGCGCAGGAAGCCGCGGAGCGGCTTGAACAGCAGAACGGCAAACTCGCGGCGGTTGAGGATGAAAAAGGCCGGCTTGGCAAGAATCTGATTCTTGCCAGGGAAAAGCTGGGACGGGATGAGAAGAATATAAATCAACTGTCCGCCGTCAAGCTTCAGCTTGCCGAGCAGGGGAAAAAACGCGCTGATGCTGAGTCTGAATTGCAGCAACTGGAGCAAAAAGCAGGCGTTCTGGAGAAGGAAAACGAGAAGCTGGAACGGCAGTTGATTGAAGTCGGAAAACTGATCCTGCGGAATGAAGAGGAACTGCAAAAGAGCGCGCGCGTGGCTGAAGAATTAAGCAAGGAAACGGAACTTGCTCAGGAGGCAGCCGGGCGTTTCCGGGAAAGGGAAGAAATTCTGAAACAGCTTGCCGCGGAAAAGCTCGCGCTTCAGGCTGAGCTGGGGAAAGCCGAACAGAAACTGGCGCAAGGCAAAAACGAGATGAGAGAGTCCGAAGAAAAACGCCGCGCGCTGATTGCGGCAAAAGAAGCAAATGCTGTTTTTAGGAAGAAAGAGCGCGAACTGGCCGGACTTGAAAAGGAAAGCAGAGCCCGGATAAACGAGCTGGAGGATAAAACGCGCGCCATTGCCATGAGAAGCGCATCATTGTCTTTGCCGGCGGAACAACCCGCGGCCGTTGACCGGGCCGGAATGGTATCCCCGACTGATGCCTTTTCCAGTCCGGAAAAAGCGCCGGATGAAACCGGCCGCTCATCCAACGATATTTTGGCGGCGGAGCAGGCTGTTTTAAGCAGGGCGCGCATGGATGGTTCGGAGGTTTTCGGCCAGGATGATGGAACCGTCCGGCGCCAGGATGAACAAACCGGCAGCCGCACCAGGCGGAAACAGCTTGAGAAGGCGGAAAAGCATTATGCCCTTGGAATACAAAAATGGGACGACGACAATCTGGATGGCGCCATTGTTGAATTCAAGCAGGCCATTCGTCTCAATCCCGACGCCGCCGGCGCGTATTACAACATAAGCCTTGCGTATCTGCGCCAGGGACAGAAAAAGGCGGCATGTGAGTACGCCTATCAGGCCGGCGATTGTTATATCAGGAATAAGAATCCTGTTCAGGCCACAAGAATGACGGTGCTCCTGACAAAAATTGACCCAAATTCCCCATTCCTTCCCAAGCTAAGGAACAAAATTGCCGCGTTTGCCAGATAAGGATAAATCGCGGCAATTATATAGAAAGTCCTTGCCGAAAGGCATTCAGGTTGATTTTTATTATCGTCTGGGGGAATCCCGCAAAACTGTTCCTTATCGTTTTTTCCATTTTGGTCAGCGACACTATTGATTTCCTTGCCAGCATGGAACCCAGCATGACCAGGTTGGCGGCCTTGATGTTGCCGAGCTGGTCGGCAATTTTTGTGGCTTGTACTCTGATAAAGTGCCAGTCCAGGCTGTTGACCCGGCAGAGCGTGCTGTTGGCAATCGCCAGTCCCTTTCGTTCAATATATGCGACAAAGCGTTCCGCCGCCTGCTGGTTCATGGCGATCACCGTGTCAAATTTTTCGGCCAGCGGCGATGCGATTTCCTCGGTTGATAAAATCACCTGGCAGGATGACACACCCCCTCTGACTTCCGCGCCGTAAGAAGGAAAGAAAGTTACGAAAGGGTAGGAATCCATGGCTGTCCGGGCCAGCATTTTTCCAAGCGTTACAATCCCCTGTCCACCCGTGCCCGCGATAATAATTCGTTCAATCATTGATAACAACTCCTTCCTTTCGAAAAACTCTGACCGGAAAATGCCTGCTCAATTCGTTTTTTACAAATTTCAGCGAATCTTCCGGAGAAAGACGGAAATAAGTCGGACACGGCGAAAGGATTTCAACAAAACTGTATCCTTTTTCGTCCATTTGCGCCTTGAAAGCCGTCAAGAGGGCCTTTTTTGTTTTGAGAATGCCGTGGATGCCGTCAAGGGCGGTGCGCTCAATATAAAAAGGCCGGTCAAGCGTGTTTAAAAGTTCGCAGACACGGATCGGACCGCCCATGGTGGCGGTCTCGCGCCCGGCGGGGCA
This genomic window contains:
- a CDS encoding type II toxin-antitoxin system RelE/ParE family toxin, with the translated sequence MRYTVRLDRSPQKFLDALHGDIYTRIISALHALVDDPRPHGVKKLKGYRDYWRIRVGDYRIIYTIQDDRLVVIVIRIGHRREVYS
- a CDS encoding type II toxin-antitoxin system Phd/YefM family antitoxin — protein: MTTVSVTQAAKDFAGTLRRVTVQHEAVVLKRGRRAVAVMLSPAVLDALEDLEDIRHADKAMAAYERDQSGAITLEEYERQREGKA
- a CDS encoding tetratricopeptide repeat protein: MKNKLCLLLFVFAAGCLAAANGAEPPEVANEAVLSKQLAESLSQAIELQAKIEQVRAALSEINDTLEHEKKTAAILKTERKRRAEALKRAEKARVAAGQAEKERLVLASRLAELEQNLSGFRQNAPTGRLQSEITKERQALAEIEDKIKKYEKEQRAAGNAVVELKKQLNTLRKNSRLTSQNENEKKRLQSRLESLRRQRAGADAQMNAMEGKLKESEQSAAELRNMIAVAENQSEKDRETAESIAALEQELAKETARAQEAAERLEQQNGKLAAVEDEKGRLGKNLILAREKLGRDEKNINQLSAVKLQLAEQGKKRADAESELQQLEQKAGVLEKENEKLERQLIEVGKLILRNEEELQKSARVAEELSKETELAQEAAGRFREREEILKQLAAEKLALQAELGKAEQKLAQGKNEMRESEEKRRALIAAKEANAVFRKKERELAGLEKESRARINELEDKTRAIAMRSASLSLPAEQPAAVDRAGMVSPTDAFSSPEKAPDETGRSSNDILAAEQAVLSRARMDGSEVFGQDDGTVRRQDEQTGSRTRRKQLEKAEKHYALGIQKWDDDNLDGAIVEFKQAIRLNPDAAGAYYNISLAYLRQGQKKAACEYAYQAGDCYIRNKNPVQATRMTVLLTKIDPNSPFLPKLRNKIAAFAR
- a CDS encoding 2-oxoacid:acceptor oxidoreductase family protein encodes the protein MIERIIIAGTGGQGIVTLGKMLARTAMDSYPFVTFFPSYGAEVRGGVSSCQVILSTEEIASPLAEKFDTVIAMNQQAAERFVAYIERKGLAIANSTLCRVNSLDWHFIRVQATKIADQLGNIKAANLVMLGSMLARKSIVSLTKMEKTIRNSFAGFPQTIIKINLNAFRQGLSI